From the Desulfovibrio sp. JY genome, one window contains:
- a CDS encoding response regulator: protein MAKKIMVVDDDPQIVSYLVTLLGDNGYETCSASDGDAAMDVLEREKPDCLTLDLEMPHEWGPRFYRKFSQKEEFKNLPVVVISGLTGHDMAIRKAVAAIHKPFEPEAVLTAVKKACGD from the coding sequence ATGGCCAAGAAAATCATGGTAGTGGATGACGATCCGCAGATCGTCTCCTATCTCGTCACGTTGCTTGGAGACAACGGCTATGAAACCTGCAGCGCTTCGGACGGCGACGCCGCCATGGACGTGCTGGAACGCGAGAAGCCCGACTGCCTCACCCTGGACCTGGAGATGCCCCACGAGTGGGGGCCCCGGTTCTACCGCAAGTTCTCCCAGAAAGAGGAATTCAAGAACCTGCCCGTGGTGGTGATAAGCGGGCTGACCGGCCATGACATGGCCATCCGCAAGGCCGTGGCCGCCATCCACAAGCCCTTCGAACCCGAAGCCGTGCTGACGGCCGTGAAAAAGGCCTGCGGCGACTGA
- a CDS encoding 4Fe-4S ferredoxin, with product MPARDIAGRIAAWMDDRAHNALFPGSDMPAFDTPLIGYADGADPLFTRIKEDIGPGFYWTPGQAFALAFPDDAPPPADALTVIAWILPQTAATRAAHRACRDLPDIAWSRARHYGEMVNERLRAFVVETLSRDGIPAVAPTLLPAWGRQLSPRFGFASNWSERHAAHVCGLGTFGLSDGLITARGKAVRVGSVVARMKIPPTPRPYATHNAWCLAAAGRVCRACAKRCPAGAISPAGHDKAKCKAYIRGVTAPFVEENQLGFRVNSCGLCQVGVPCESRNPTERKKKEGARGETL from the coding sequence ATGCCGGCACGCGACATCGCCGGGCGCATTGCCGCCTGGATGGACGACCGCGCCCACAACGCCCTGTTTCCGGGCTCGGATATGCCCGCCTTCGACACCCCGCTGATCGGCTATGCCGACGGCGCGGATCCGCTTTTTACGCGCATCAAAGAGGACATCGGCCCGGGGTTCTACTGGACTCCCGGGCAGGCCTTCGCCCTGGCCTTTCCGGACGACGCCCCGCCCCCCGCTGACGCATTGACCGTCATCGCCTGGATACTCCCCCAGACCGCCGCCACCCGCGCCGCCCACCGGGCCTGCCGGGATCTGCCGGACATCGCCTGGAGCCGGGCCCGCCACTACGGCGAGATGGTCAACGAACGCCTGCGCGCCTTTGTGGTCGAGACCCTCTCCCGGGACGGCATCCCGGCCGTGGCCCCTACCCTGCTCCCGGCCTGGGGGCGGCAGCTGTCCCCGCGCTTCGGCTTCGCCTCCAACTGGTCGGAACGCCATGCGGCCCATGTCTGCGGCCTGGGCACCTTCGGCCTGTCCGACGGGCTCATCACGGCGCGCGGCAAGGCGGTGCGGGTGGGGTCGGTGGTGGCGCGCATGAAAATCCCACCCACGCCACGGCCCTACGCCACGCACAACGCATGGTGTCTGGCCGCCGCCGGACGCGTCTGCCGGGCCTGCGCCAAGCGCTGTCCGGCCGGGGCCATCAGTCCCGCCGGCCACGACAAGGCCAAATGCAAGGCCTACATCCGGGGCGTGACCGCGCCCTTTGTGGAGGAAAATCAGCTCGGCTTCCGGGTCAACAGCTGCGGCCTGTGCCAGGTCGGCGTGCCCTGCGAATCGCGGAATCCTACGGAAAGGAAGAAAAAAGAGGGTGCGAGAGGGGAAACCCTTTAA